A stretch of the Polyangiaceae bacterium genome encodes the following:
- a CDS encoding DEAD/DEAH box helicase: MSNVNLHNYADEGRLVDADIVGFLRKKLDKGDKLDFTNIVEVADAVLDALFDGWSPEQVAEVIAELSPAADRALAAWSDRAGGKVTKAEKTTRKATVRKPAQSPRPPSVLERDPTGDERFTPTRLVRRLQEALQGYIESAYPLNDPTLVRSRRRLLKEEAGGHLLAQEPYIETTTRYATSKATYGDIGFTPEIAGFFSKLAKTPSAQSTPEDERTVLLPSIYMHQERAFREFLVERKDIVVATGTGSGKTECFLVPMLGSLYDEAVRSPRTFEQPGVRALILYPMNALVNDQLSRLRLLLGDPAVADAFKGLGKDRRFPRFGMYTGRTPYPGPRTTSRDGERVKPLLDYYLGLPPEVEERLRRLGRYPAKDLRAFYAQNEARRKTYQSGKRTGQEYTDHNWERRLHTGAADRELLTRQEMVHGAGSRPGHAPDVLVTNYSMLEYMLMRPFERPIFAETKGWLDRDGTQLLLVLDEAHMYRGAKGAEVAFLIRRLRARLGIHDRPDKLRVIATSASLGEGAAAVDAVKRFAADITGKRPESFEAITGTREVPTPASPAPKDVADTLASLDLDGINEALDAPALREKLAPLLPASIATDASENEVLAALHAALKNKPWVNQLVKEAAGHAVAVSELAPRVFPGHPEARRALEALLTVSTLARNKADEPGLVPTRVHGLFRGLHGLYACVNPQCGGRQSEPGEQAILGKLFTTPSAVCDACGCRVFEIASCRDCGSPYLLAYSQEESLDRLSFLWGETEGALFRLQLLPTAPRYTDRTEIVRLHLRTGYLDTGNRFPDDEVRNLALWLDSDGKREASFDRCAMCQPSANARSRIHDFRTRGEQPFTALIEAQFAEQPPQKKDRRLPNHGRKVLVFSDGRQKAARLAPALEHSHARDLFRQVVALAAHELRDKAGMSAMQYLYPAVVHLCAQRGYDLFPAADESEFHNHLKQANGRSLAEVRKLADRGMLRATRSFAQAIFSELTDRYYSLQALALATIEEDPDTAFMIFDDFPTVGLDADAQKVLFRAWLRQHLERRSFSPNGAETRELGEGWAHPQGINATRFEHVLPNRFDQYLAHVLGGDAAKVEAVSKWFQHFVRDKGLLHFESDLYYLRLEGLSLNLRLDSNWLRCQDCARIHPEALANACPACLGAVVDVDPDYLDARTGFYRQQMQRAFDERAIEPFGLLAAEHSAQLTGQPDESAFNKVEEYELRFQDVPLDNLPPIDVLSCTTTMEVGIDIGALSGVALRNVPPHVANYQQRAGRAGRRGRSIASVITYAHGTSHDAHFFDHPEQIISGDVHAPVVYVENQQVLARHVHAYLVQRFFHERVPPDPTSYDLFGSLGSVEQFLSEAHPCSLLKLEAWLDENADVLQRELAGWVPAFSFGLNEPIAEVEGTIREAIPNAKRRIRDVLPVAEYAARESLPDLERESLERRLGEQLLDTLICQAVFPRYAFPTDVVTFWVSKPRQQGDAPNKRTFDYEPQRDLQLALTEYAPGRSLTIDKWRFESAALYSPYEPSPAHTIQRQRPYTSCSDCSWATMDGSMAQATLCPVCGSDQLTRTAFITPAGFAPDLNAKREVDRGQAISYAGMTDRARLEPQDPPSAWAEGCDGRLLRWTGPRRLVMVNKGVGQRGFRVCPDCGRSEPEYGPGFTATKLMKKGAPTSHDHPLERGKVCAGVADGPFYLGHEFPTDALLLRLRVTAPVQLGAATTTGLLTRASRMALSSLVEALGLAASRTLQIDEGELSGWWTPVMSGRPDEAQLYLYDLLPGGAGYARAVGKDLPAVLDAAEALLGGCDCPSSCYRCIRHYGNNWIHASLDRHLALALLRHLRTGELPGLTDQDKESALVALRQLLALRGIACDENANVGGTRVPLIIQLPNSRVCIDVHHPLIDPLAHESPVIAAARSQFLEAVSLDAFDLLHDLPAAVARLKLPSGAAG; this comes from the coding sequence ATGAGCAATGTGAACCTCCACAACTACGCCGATGAAGGTCGTCTCGTCGACGCGGACATCGTCGGCTTCCTCCGCAAGAAGCTCGACAAGGGCGACAAGCTTGATTTCACGAACATAGTCGAGGTGGCCGACGCGGTGCTCGACGCGCTTTTCGACGGCTGGTCGCCGGAGCAAGTGGCCGAGGTCATCGCTGAGCTGAGCCCGGCCGCCGACAGGGCGCTCGCTGCGTGGTCGGATCGCGCGGGCGGCAAGGTCACGAAGGCAGAGAAGACCACGCGCAAAGCCACCGTGCGCAAGCCGGCGCAGTCGCCGCGCCCGCCCTCGGTCCTCGAACGCGACCCGACGGGCGACGAGCGTTTCACGCCCACGCGCCTCGTGCGCCGTCTTCAGGAGGCCCTGCAGGGCTACATCGAGAGCGCATACCCGCTGAACGACCCGACGCTGGTCCGCTCACGTCGCCGCCTGCTCAAAGAGGAGGCGGGCGGCCACCTGCTCGCGCAGGAGCCCTACATCGAGACCACCACGCGCTACGCGACGTCGAAGGCGACCTACGGTGACATCGGGTTCACGCCGGAGATCGCAGGCTTTTTCTCGAAACTGGCCAAGACGCCGTCGGCGCAGAGCACTCCGGAGGACGAACGCACGGTCCTTCTTCCGTCGATCTACATGCATCAGGAGCGCGCCTTCCGCGAGTTCCTCGTGGAGCGGAAGGACATCGTCGTGGCGACGGGCACGGGCTCCGGGAAGACGGAGTGCTTCCTCGTGCCGATGCTGGGCTCGCTCTACGATGAGGCCGTTCGGTCGCCGAGGACGTTCGAGCAGCCCGGCGTGCGCGCGCTGATCCTGTACCCGATGAACGCGCTGGTGAATGACCAACTCTCGCGCCTGCGCCTGCTACTCGGCGACCCTGCCGTCGCCGACGCCTTCAAGGGGCTCGGGAAGGATCGCCGCTTCCCGCGCTTCGGCATGTACACCGGGCGCACGCCGTACCCCGGCCCGCGAACGACCTCGCGAGACGGCGAGCGTGTGAAGCCGCTGCTTGACTACTATTTGGGCCTGCCGCCCGAGGTCGAAGAACGCCTCCGTCGTCTGGGACGCTATCCCGCCAAGGATCTCCGCGCCTTCTACGCGCAGAACGAGGCGCGCCGCAAGACGTACCAGAGCGGCAAGCGCACCGGGCAGGAGTATACGGACCACAACTGGGAGCGGCGCCTGCATACCGGGGCTGCCGATCGCGAGCTGCTGACGCGGCAGGAGATGGTCCACGGCGCAGGCAGCCGCCCGGGCCACGCGCCCGACGTCCTGGTCACGAACTATTCGATGCTCGAGTACATGCTCATGCGCCCGTTCGAGCGCCCCATCTTCGCCGAGACGAAGGGCTGGCTCGACCGGGACGGCACGCAGCTCCTGCTCGTCCTCGACGAGGCGCACATGTACCGGGGAGCCAAGGGTGCGGAGGTCGCGTTCCTCATCCGCCGCTTGCGCGCGCGTCTTGGCATCCACGACCGCCCCGACAAGCTGCGCGTCATCGCCACATCCGCCTCGCTCGGCGAAGGCGCGGCGGCGGTCGATGCGGTCAAGCGCTTCGCCGCTGACATCACCGGCAAGCGCCCTGAGAGCTTCGAGGCCATCACGGGCACGCGCGAGGTTCCGACGCCTGCCAGCCCCGCCCCGAAGGACGTGGCCGACACGCTGGCCTCGCTCGACCTCGACGGCATCAACGAGGCGCTCGACGCACCCGCGCTCCGCGAGAAGCTCGCGCCGCTGCTCCCGGCGAGCATCGCGACTGACGCCAGCGAGAACGAAGTGCTCGCGGCCCTGCATGCAGCCTTGAAGAACAAGCCGTGGGTCAACCAGTTGGTGAAGGAAGCGGCTGGCCACGCGGTCGCAGTGAGCGAGCTCGCTCCGCGCGTGTTCCCGGGTCACCCGGAGGCTCGCCGCGCGCTGGAAGCGCTTCTCACGGTGTCCACGCTCGCGCGCAACAAGGCCGACGAACCGGGGTTAGTGCCGACGCGCGTGCATGGGCTCTTCCGTGGCCTGCACGGGCTCTATGCCTGCGTGAACCCGCAGTGCGGTGGACGCCAGAGCGAGCCGGGCGAGCAGGCTATCCTGGGCAAGCTATTCACCACTCCGAGCGCGGTGTGTGACGCCTGCGGCTGCCGCGTCTTCGAGATCGCGTCATGCCGCGACTGCGGCAGCCCGTACCTGCTCGCCTACTCGCAGGAGGAGTCGCTCGACCGGCTCTCCTTCCTCTGGGGCGAGACCGAGGGCGCGCTGTTCCGTCTGCAGCTTTTGCCGACCGCGCCGCGCTACACCGACCGCACCGAGATCGTGCGGCTCCACCTGCGCACCGGCTACCTCGATACCGGCAATCGCTTCCCTGACGACGAGGTTCGCAACCTGGCCCTCTGGCTCGATAGCGATGGCAAGCGCGAGGCCTCGTTCGACCGCTGCGCCATGTGCCAGCCCTCGGCGAACGCGAGGAGCCGCATCCACGACTTCAGGACGCGCGGCGAGCAGCCCTTCACGGCGCTCATCGAGGCGCAGTTCGCGGAACAGCCGCCGCAGAAGAAGGACCGTCGCCTACCGAACCACGGGCGAAAGGTCCTGGTCTTCAGCGACGGCCGGCAGAAGGCTGCACGCCTGGCACCCGCGCTCGAGCACAGCCACGCACGCGATCTGTTCCGCCAGGTCGTCGCGCTTGCTGCCCACGAGCTTCGTGACAAGGCGGGCATGTCGGCGATGCAGTACCTCTATCCCGCCGTCGTGCATCTCTGCGCCCAGCGCGGCTACGACCTGTTTCCTGCCGCCGACGAGAGCGAGTTCCACAACCATCTGAAGCAAGCGAATGGACGTTCGCTCGCAGAGGTAAGGAAGCTCGCAGATCGCGGCATGCTGCGCGCCACGCGTTCGTTCGCGCAGGCCATCTTCAGCGAGCTGACTGACCGTTACTACTCGCTGCAAGCGCTCGCGCTCGCGACCATCGAAGAAGACCCCGACACGGCGTTCATGATCTTCGATGACTTCCCGACCGTCGGTCTCGACGCTGACGCGCAGAAGGTCCTCTTCCGTGCGTGGCTTCGCCAGCATCTCGAGCGGCGCTCGTTCAGCCCCAACGGTGCCGAAACGCGCGAGCTCGGTGAAGGATGGGCACACCCGCAAGGCATCAACGCCACGCGCTTCGAGCATGTCCTTCCCAACCGCTTCGACCAGTACCTCGCCCACGTTCTAGGTGGCGATGCCGCCAAGGTCGAAGCTGTGAGCAAGTGGTTCCAGCATTTTGTGCGCGACAAGGGCCTGTTGCACTTCGAGAGCGACCTCTACTACCTGCGTCTTGAGGGCTTGAGCCTGAACCTTCGGCTCGACTCCAACTGGCTGCGCTGCCAGGACTGCGCGCGCATTCATCCCGAGGCGCTGGCCAATGCGTGCCCCGCGTGCTTGGGCGCCGTCGTCGATGTCGATCCCGACTACCTCGACGCCCGCACCGGGTTCTACAGGCAGCAGATGCAGCGAGCCTTCGATGAGCGCGCGATCGAGCCCTTCGGTCTCTTGGCGGCAGAGCACTCTGCACAGCTCACGGGCCAGCCCGACGAGAGCGCCTTCAACAAGGTCGAGGAGTACGAGCTGCGCTTCCAGGACGTGCCGCTCGACAACCTGCCGCCGATCGACGTGCTGAGCTGCACGACGACGATGGAGGTCGGCATCGACATCGGCGCGCTCTCCGGCGTTGCGCTGCGCAACGTGCCGCCTCACGTCGCGAACTACCAGCAGCGGGCAGGTCGTGCGGGCCGTCGTGGCCGCTCGATCGCGTCGGTCATCACCTACGCCCACGGCACCTCTCACGACGCTCACTTCTTTGACCACCCTGAGCAGATCATCTCGGGCGACGTACACGCGCCGGTCGTCTACGTCGAGAACCAGCAGGTGCTTGCGCGGCACGTGCACGCCTATCTCGTGCAGCGCTTCTTCCATGAGCGCGTGCCACCGGACCCTACCAGCTACGATCTGTTCGGCTCCCTGGGGTCGGTTGAGCAGTTCCTCTCCGAGGCGCACCCTTGCTCGCTGCTCAAGCTCGAAGCGTGGCTCGATGAGAACGCCGACGTTCTGCAGCGTGAGCTCGCGGGTTGGGTGCCCGCGTTCAGCTTCGGCCTCAACGAGCCCATCGCCGAGGTCGAGGGCACAATCCGTGAAGCAATCCCCAACGCCAAGAGGCGCATTCGCGACGTGCTCCCGGTCGCGGAATACGCGGCCCGTGAGAGTCTCCCCGACCTCGAACGCGAGTCGCTCGAACGCCGCCTTGGCGAGCAACTCCTCGACACGCTCATCTGTCAAGCGGTCTTCCCGCGCTATGCGTTCCCGACGGACGTCGTGACGTTCTGGGTCTCGAAGCCTAGGCAACAAGGCGACGCTCCCAACAAGCGGACCTTCGACTACGAACCGCAGCGCGACCTTCAGCTTGCACTCACCGAGTACGCGCCCGGCCGAAGCCTCACCATCGACAAATGGCGCTTCGAGTCGGCGGCGCTCTACTCGCCCTATGAGCCGAGCCCAGCGCACACGATCCAGCGGCAGCGGCCGTACACGTCGTGCAGCGATTGCTCGTGGGCGACGATGGACGGCTCGATGGCGCAAGCCACGCTGTGCCCGGTGTGCGGAAGCGACCAGCTCACGCGGACCGCGTTCATCACGCCAGCAGGCTTCGCACCGGACCTAAACGCCAAGCGCGAGGTCGATCGCGGTCAGGCCATCAGCTACGCGGGCATGACCGACCGCGCGCGGCTCGAACCGCAGGACCCACCCTCGGCGTGGGCGGAGGGCTGCGACGGCCGCCTCCTGCGGTGGACCGGCCCGCGCCGCCTCGTGATGGTCAACAAGGGCGTCGGCCAGCGTGGCTTCCGCGTGTGCCCCGACTGCGGTCGTTCGGAGCCGGAGTACGGCCCTGGCTTCACCGCGACAAAGCTCATGAAGAAGGGCGCACCGACCTCGCACGATCACCCGCTCGAGCGGGGGAAGGTCTGCGCGGGCGTCGCCGACGGCCCGTTCTATCTCGGACACGAGTTCCCCACCGATGCGCTTCTTCTGCGCTTGCGCGTGACGGCGCCGGTGCAGCTCGGCGCGGCGACCACGACGGGGCTGCTCACGCGCGCCTCGCGCATGGCTCTGTCATCGCTGGTCGAAGCCCTCGGGCTCGCCGCGTCGCGGACGCTGCAGATCGACGAGGGCGAGTTGTCTGGCTGGTGGACGCCCGTGATGAGTGGACGCCCTGACGAGGCGCAGCTATACCTCTACGACCTGTTGCCCGGCGGTGCGGGCTACGCGCGGGCCGTCGGCAAGGATCTGCCCGCAGTGCTCGACGCCGCCGAGGCGCTGCTCGGCGGATGTGACTGCCCGTCGTCCTGCTACCGGTGCATCCGCCACTACGGCAACAACTGGATTCACGCCTCGCTCGACCGCCACCTCGCGCTCGCGCTCCTCCGCCACCTGCGCACGGGCGAGCTGCCGGGCCTGACCGACCAGGACAAGGAGAGCGCGCTCGTCGCGCTTCGTCAGCTCCTCGCGCTGCGTGGCATCGCGTGTGACGAGAACGCGAACGTCGGCGGCACGCGCGTCCCGCTCATCATCCAACTGCCCAACTCGCGGGTCTGCATCGACGTCCACCATCCGCTCATCGATCCGCTCGCCCACGAATCTCCGGTGATTGCTGCCGCGCGCTCGCAGTTCCTCGAGGCCGTGTCGCTCGACGCGTTCGACCTACTGCACGATCTCCCCGCCGCCGTGGCGCGCCTGAAGCTGCCGAGCGGAGCGGCGGGATGA
- a CDS encoding PD-(D/E)XK nuclease family protein — MSFYELQGPTAWADPPPTWSTTSLDEVEACPRRWQLLRSRWGDFERFPVRPHPAAIEGQIIHEALDRLTRACGQRGNPAFGSADFAAALDDADFFPGFARAVTEWQQRLTTHPRPGPAFRLRASGEELANRAVRMFREQYKADGHAASPVAERAADTPADMKALLKQKRALSEVKLRHRKLPFLGILDRVQHTGEGVEVVDFKTGKPSDKHRTQLLRYALLWWRETGEAPVRVSAQYLDGVESWPVARGVLEDVEADLAKKLPLLTDALRDHPAAAKPGTACHTCAVRARCAAGWAFGEEAALVDGRGDAELVVKAQSGDYGFLALSRTAAEIAVVYEAPVAKLLPELVEGRVFRVLDGVWKEKRTQLEVKAWTEVFVVASRGAR; from the coding sequence ATGAGCTTCTACGAGCTGCAAGGGCCCACGGCGTGGGCTGACCCTCCGCCCACATGGAGCACCACCAGCCTCGACGAGGTCGAGGCTTGCCCGCGCCGCTGGCAGCTCCTGCGTTCTCGCTGGGGCGACTTCGAGCGCTTCCCGGTGCGGCCGCACCCAGCGGCCATCGAAGGGCAGATCATTCATGAAGCTCTCGACCGGCTCACACGCGCCTGCGGCCAGCGAGGCAACCCGGCCTTCGGAAGCGCCGACTTCGCGGCGGCGCTCGACGACGCCGACTTCTTCCCGGGCTTCGCGCGGGCTGTCACAGAATGGCAGCAACGGCTCACGACGCACCCCAGGCCTGGCCCCGCGTTCCGGCTGCGCGCAAGCGGCGAGGAGCTGGCGAACCGCGCGGTGCGCATGTTCCGCGAGCAGTACAAGGCCGACGGGCACGCCGCCTCGCCGGTCGCCGAGCGCGCGGCGGACACGCCCGCGGACATGAAGGCGCTCCTCAAGCAGAAGCGAGCGCTCTCCGAGGTGAAGCTGAGGCATCGTAAGCTTCCGTTCCTCGGCATCCTGGACCGCGTGCAGCACACGGGGGAGGGAGTCGAGGTCGTCGACTTCAAGACCGGCAAGCCGAGCGACAAGCACCGAACGCAGCTCCTCCGCTACGCGCTCCTCTGGTGGCGCGAGACTGGTGAAGCTCCGGTGCGTGTCAGTGCCCAGTACCTCGACGGCGTCGAGTCGTGGCCGGTCGCTCGGGGGGTGCTCGAAGACGTCGAAGCCGACCTCGCAAAGAAGCTCCCGCTGCTGACCGACGCGCTGCGCGACCACCCCGCAGCGGCGAAGCCTGGCACCGCCTGCCATACGTGTGCGGTGCGCGCGCGCTGCGCCGCAGGGTGGGCCTTCGGCGAGGAGGCTGCGCTCGTCGACGGTCGGGGCGATGCCGAGCTGGTCGTGAAGGCGCAGTCCGGCGACTACGGCTTCCTCGCTCTTTCACGCACCGCTGCCGAGATCGCCGTCGTCTACGAGGCACCCGTCGCAAAGCTCCTTCCGGAGTTGGTTGAGGGCCGGGTGTTCCGCGTGCTCGACGGGGTGTGGAAGGAGAAGCGGACCCAGCTCGAGGTCAAGGCGTGGACCGAGGTCTTCGTGGTGGCGTCTCGCGGTGCAAGATGA
- a CDS encoding tyrosine-protein phosphatase yields MLCLADENPGYDSSPLELIGAVELEDLFHGGPPCEPTVEVALVRGAVGLVLDRLEQRAGAVVHCAGGTGRTGTLLGVVLARLGHESDRVVESLDGVHRARRRAGWPEAEWQAVAVREAGSANEGVHSEFRRL; encoded by the coding sequence GTGCTCTGCCTGGCCGACGAGAATCCGGGGTACGACTCGTCACCACTCGAGCTTATCGGTGCAGTCGAGCTGGAGGACCTCTTCCACGGAGGACCGCCCTGCGAGCCGACCGTCGAGGTCGCGCTAGTCCGCGGGGCGGTGGGCCTGGTGCTCGACCGACTCGAGCAGCGCGCAGGCGCGGTCGTTCACTGCGCCGGCGGGACCGGCCGCACCGGCACTTTGCTCGGCGTCGTGTTGGCGCGCTTGGGGCACGAATCGGACCGCGTCGTCGAGTCCCTGGACGGAGTGCACCGCGCCCGCCGGCGCGCGGGATGGCCGGAGGCGGAGTGGCAGGCCGTCGCCGTTCGTGAAGCGGGGTCAGCGAATGAAGGCGTTCACAGCGAGTTCAGGCGCCTCTAG
- a CDS encoding heparin lyase I family protein, translating to MAWSEQTIALVLGAALGLACSSGGDDGGGGESGGGGSAGSTGGGAGTGGAAGGGGSGGSTGGAAGAGGDAGGSGGATGGAGGGSGSGGSGGAVVGSPGLYTQSVFEMDFAQGTNGRYRANGGGWQDFGPWSGAGTNGGWSNAGVYVQTTNANRTELVPNAHGPGSVLRTWIQAGDQWKSSATYPRTELTSSFTGSVPFGSEWRMEFPFYVTGDVANTGDSIIGFQFHHNGNTGSPPFSLSLNQGALRFSLRQVPTGGTTLHTPIFPLQADTVVELVFEVKFGYATDGAYVRLWANGTQYVNITDKNVGYPDLEPNAGYWKFCSLYDWGNQVNGTRSVFSGPVFKLLRKP from the coding sequence GTGGCGTGGTCGGAGCAGACAATCGCGCTCGTGCTCGGTGCGGCGCTCGGCCTCGCGTGCAGCTCGGGCGGCGACGACGGAGGCGGCGGAGAGTCCGGCGGCGGGGGCAGCGCGGGCTCGACGGGCGGCGGCGCGGGGACGGGCGGCGCAGCAGGCGGCGGCGGCAGCGGCGGCTCGACGGGCGGCGCGGCCGGTGCAGGCGGCGACGCCGGCGGCAGCGGCGGCGCGACCGGCGGCGCGGGCGGCGGCAGTGGCAGTGGCGGAAGCGGGGGAGCGGTGGTGGGGAGCCCCGGCCTCTACACCCAGTCCGTGTTCGAGATGGACTTCGCACAGGGGACGAACGGCAGGTACCGAGCGAACGGCGGCGGCTGGCAGGACTTCGGTCCATGGAGCGGCGCGGGCACGAACGGAGGCTGGTCGAACGCCGGAGTCTACGTCCAGACCACGAACGCGAACCGGACCGAGCTCGTCCCGAACGCGCACGGTCCCGGCTCGGTGCTCCGCACCTGGATCCAGGCCGGCGACCAGTGGAAGTCGAGCGCGACCTACCCGCGCACCGAGCTCACCAGCAGCTTCACGGGCAGCGTTCCCTTCGGCAGCGAGTGGCGGATGGAGTTTCCGTTCTACGTGACCGGAGACGTCGCCAACACGGGCGACAGCATCATCGGCTTTCAGTTCCACCACAACGGCAACACCGGCTCGCCGCCCTTCTCGCTCTCGCTCAACCAGGGCGCGCTTCGGTTCTCGCTCCGGCAGGTCCCGACCGGCGGGACCACCCTGCACACTCCCATCTTCCCGCTGCAGGCCGACACGGTGGTCGAGCTGGTCTTCGAGGTGAAGTTCGGGTACGCGACCGACGGCGCCTACGTGCGGCTCTGGGCCAACGGCACTCAGTACGTGAACATCACCGACAAGAACGTCGGCTACCCCGACCTGGAGCCGAACGCCGGCTACTGGAAGTTCTGCTCGCTCTACGACTGGGGCAATCAGGTGAACGGCACGCGGAGCGTCTTTTCCGGCCCGGTCTTCAAGCTCTTGAGGAAGCCGTAG
- a CDS encoding alpha/beta fold hydrolase has product MGYGKSADRVAGALSRLLHVRGAKQNTIGYLHPYLDLPPPQLFPEPRPISDLRMRRTLVDRALRTSTLSWTSTHEVICPRYRSRHEHEYAANLKAQARWIRPAGAPRTTCLIYVHGWLEPGSWAEETTLFRKWAKELDTDIVHVALPFHGSRKPKEALFSGEFFWTADLVRSMEGVRQAVCDVRSVMTWLRGQGYSRIGVTGISLGGAITMLLACLAPLPDFIVPIISHLELESAVEEAPILWRMKQDLERWGVDAEQRKDLFRRLGLSSYRPLLAPERQLWIQAREDVYIDADLAEAQWRQWGEPPVLWIEGGHMTFPLHVDAITKRIDGFLKTLP; this is encoded by the coding sequence ATGGGCTACGGAAAGAGCGCCGATCGCGTGGCAGGGGCCCTGTCCCGCCTGCTCCACGTGCGCGGGGCCAAGCAGAACACCATCGGCTACCTGCACCCGTACCTGGATCTGCCGCCGCCTCAGCTCTTCCCGGAGCCGCGTCCCATCAGCGACCTACGCATGCGCCGGACGCTCGTGGACCGCGCCCTCCGCACCTCCACTCTGAGCTGGACCAGCACGCACGAGGTGATCTGTCCGCGCTACCGCTCGCGCCACGAGCACGAGTACGCGGCCAACCTGAAGGCGCAGGCGCGCTGGATCCGTCCGGCGGGCGCGCCGCGCACGACCTGCCTGATCTACGTGCACGGCTGGCTGGAGCCGGGCTCCTGGGCGGAGGAGACCACGCTGTTCCGCAAGTGGGCGAAGGAGCTCGACACGGACATCGTGCACGTCGCGCTGCCCTTTCACGGCTCGCGCAAACCCAAGGAGGCGCTGTTCAGCGGCGAGTTCTTCTGGACCGCCGATCTGGTGCGCTCGATGGAGGGCGTGCGCCAGGCCGTGTGCGACGTGCGCTCGGTGATGACCTGGCTGCGGGGCCAGGGCTACTCGCGCATCGGCGTGACCGGAATCAGCCTGGGCGGAGCCATCACCATGTTGCTGGCGTGTCTCGCGCCGCTACCGGATTTCATCGTGCCGATCATCTCGCACCTGGAGCTCGAGTCCGCGGTGGAGGAGGCGCCGATCCTCTGGCGCATGAAGCAAGATCTCGAGCGCTGGGGCGTGGACGCCGAGCAGCGGAAGGATCTGTTCCGCCGCCTGGGTCTGTCGAGCTACCGGCCGCTGCTCGCGCCGGAGCGCCAGCTCTGGATCCAGGCGCGCGAGGACGTGTACATCGACGCCGATCTGGCCGAGGCGCAGTGGCGGCAGTGGGGCGAGCCACCCGTGCTCTGGATCGAGGGCGGACACATGACGTTCCCGCTCCACGTCGACGCGATCACCAAGCGCATCGACGGGTTCCTGAAGACGTTGCCGTAG